In Pseudemcibacter aquimaris, the sequence TGTCGTGATCAATAGCTTACCGTCATCATCGAATGCCATTCGGCTAGGAACAGTTTCAAGAATTACTTTTACATCTGACAGGCTTTTCTCATCAGCAGTAAGCATTGCACTCGCCACACGCCAACTCCCCCATGGATTAGCGGCCTTATCTTCACGGGAAAGCGCATTCCATTCTTGGCGTTCCTGCCCTGATTTTTGGTATGCCTCATCGGAATTATCCGTTTCATAGCCATCTGGTGCCGCAAGATAGCTAAAATAAATCATGCGATTATTTTCAAAATCCGGATCAAGAATGATATCATTTAAACCGCGCGATCCCCAGGCGCGAACGGCTGGCATTCCTTCAATTGGATCGGATACACTTCCATCTGGAGAAACAACGCGAATACGTCCCGGCACTTCAGTAACAAGCATATTGCCATTAGGCATATGGGCCATCGTCCAAGGTCTGTTAAGTCCAACTACGAAATCGGTGAGTTCATATCTTGCACTTTTCTTCGCTATTGGGGCACGGGTTTGGCCATCAAAGGCCGCTTTTCCTTCGTAATTTGGCCTTTGCTGCTGCGCCGAAGCAGAAAACGCCATTGCCGATGCCGCTACCACCCCAAGCATCATTACAGTTTTTTTACCAAACGAATTCATTAAATTTCTCCCTGTAATATTATAAACTAGCGAAAGTATAGGTGAAGTCCCCCATCAAATCAAATATGATCACAAATCTTTTCTATATTGCACTTGCGAATAATATATTGATAATAGATACTTAAATAAAAAAAGAGAAAAACAATGGCAATTTCATTACACAAAGGCGACCTGCCTGAAGACGTAAAGTTCACGGGTGCAGTCGCCATCGACACAGAAACAATGGGGCTTAATCCACATCGCGACAGGTTATGTCTGGTGCAATTATCATCCGGTGACGGCAATGCGCATCTTGTACAAATTGCC encodes:
- a CDS encoding PQQ-dependent sugar dehydrogenase, yielding MNSFGKKTVMMLGVVAASAMAFSASAQQQRPNYEGKAAFDGQTRAPIAKKSARYELTDFVVGLNRPWTMAHMPNGNMLVTEVPGRIRVVSPDGSVSDPIEGMPAVRAWGSRGLNDIILDPDFENNRMIYFSYLAAPDGYETDNSDEAYQKSGQERQEWNALSREDKAANPWGSWRVASAMLTADEKSLSDVKVILETVPSRMAFDDDGKLLITTQRKSPMGSPNLKDTLGMVLRLNTDGSVPSDNPFIGNDDVNDMAYVIGLRNSNSLAKNPNTGDFWVADQGGTTGDEINVLAAGKDYGWPYVAYSPMPREREEGESGTMKDGTEQPIYFWDPSLAPSSMMFYTGDMFPQWKGNLFLTGLSSMHLSRLVLVGDHVAGEERLLDEPGHRLRHVSQGADGAIYVLQDVPNRKILKITAPVEE